A part of Tessaracoccus timonensis genomic DNA contains:
- the codA gene encoding cytosine deaminase gives MNLLIKNVRIENAEQLSCIRIEQGRFTQIEPSLEARDGERVVDYHGKLALPPIIESHVHLDSALTAGQPRYNESGTLFEGIEVWSERKRTLTVDDVKERVGRAVRQQARFGIQFVRSHVDVTDPELTALRALLELREELRDDITLQLVAFPQEGIDSFPNGRALMRKAAEMGVDAIGAIPHFEFTREYSVSSLNFAMELAQEFNLLVDVHCDEIDDEASRGLETLATRAYEAGIGKRVTASHTTAMHSYNNAYFIRLLRLLQMSGINFVSNPLVNTHLQGRMDTYPKRRGVTRVKELTDAGLNVSFGQDDIVDPWNPLGTGNLRDVVLNGLYVTQMMGHQQIVDSYRFITHNAARTLHLEEYGIEVGKPANFIVFDANDWVEALSFNADVLASYRGGRELYKAEPARREVLF, from the coding sequence ATGAACCTCCTGATTAAGAACGTCCGTATCGAGAACGCGGAGCAGCTCAGCTGCATCCGCATCGAGCAGGGTCGGTTCACCCAGATTGAGCCGTCCCTGGAAGCCCGCGACGGGGAGCGCGTCGTCGACTATCACGGCAAGCTCGCACTGCCGCCGATTATCGAATCGCACGTGCACCTCGACTCGGCACTCACCGCTGGCCAGCCTCGGTACAACGAGTCGGGCACGCTCTTCGAAGGCATCGAGGTGTGGAGCGAACGTAAGCGCACCCTCACCGTCGACGACGTGAAGGAGCGCGTGGGCAGGGCGGTACGGCAGCAGGCGCGCTTCGGCATTCAATTCGTGCGCAGCCACGTCGATGTCACCGACCCTGAACTCACCGCACTGCGTGCGCTGTTAGAGCTGCGCGAGGAACTCCGCGACGACATCACCCTGCAGCTCGTCGCGTTCCCGCAGGAAGGCATCGACTCGTTCCCGAATGGGCGCGCGCTCATGCGCAAGGCCGCAGAGATGGGAGTCGACGCGATCGGCGCCATCCCGCACTTTGAGTTCACGCGCGAATACTCTGTGTCGTCGCTTAACTTCGCGATGGAGCTGGCGCAGGAATTCAACCTTCTGGTGGACGTGCACTGCGACGAGATCGACGACGAGGCATCCCGCGGCCTCGAAACCCTGGCCACCAGGGCCTATGAGGCAGGTATCGGCAAGCGTGTCACCGCGTCGCACACCACAGCGATGCACTCGTACAACAACGCCTACTTCATCCGGCTGCTGCGACTGCTGCAGATGAGTGGCATCAACTTCGTATCGAACCCCCTTGTCAACACCCACTTGCAAGGGCGAATGGATACATATCCGAAGCGACGAGGCGTCACCCGAGTGAAGGAACTCACCGACGCGGGGCTGAACGTAAGTTTCGGGCAGGACGACATCGTCGACCCCTGGAATCCGCTCGGCACGGGCAACCTGCGAGATGTGGTGCTGAACGGGCTGTACGTGACACAGATGATGGGGCACCAACAGATCGTGGACTCGTACCGCTTCATCACGCACAATGCCGCCCGCACGCTGCATCTCGAAGAGTACGGCATCGAGGTGGGCAAGCCCGCGAACTTCATCGTGTTCGACGCGAACGATTGGGTGGAAGCACTGTCGTTCAACGCCGACGTACTGGCGTCGTACCGTGGCGGACGCGAGCTGTACAAGGCGGAACCCGCCCGTCGCGAGGTGTTGTTCTGA